The following are encoded together in the bacterium genome:
- a CDS encoding alpha/beta hydrolase, with the protein MTLLRPLRLLLRAMTVLALVALAGMGVAWVVGTAWIRAAEPEPLRLPDGVPGTLTTVDERAVHVIDTGQGAAAPLLLVHGFAGSTMDWEEHVLAPLAAARRVIAVDLLGMGFSARDEGLAYGPDLWTQQLVGVLDVLRIPRAAVAGHALGGALAARLATTHPERVERLVLVSTLVPIPESEQSWWQRGLAIPGVGELLLGRTAYLPEGPGFAPGYTARAAAIFRIAGTRPALLGFVRGDDHPERIAEAYARIAVPTLAIHGTDDDVFPWEAAHHYLPRIHDALVLPLDGVGHWPLRDAPERVLAAIDGFFDPHASPP; encoded by the coding sequence GTGACGCTGCTGCGGCCGCTGCGCCTCCTCCTGCGCGCGATGACCGTCCTGGCGCTCGTCGCGCTCGCGGGCATGGGCGTCGCATGGGTCGTCGGCACCGCCTGGATCCGCGCCGCCGAGCCCGAGCCGTTGCGTCTGCCCGACGGCGTGCCCGGCACCCTCACCACCGTCGACGAGCGCGCCGTGCACGTGATCGACACCGGCCAGGGCGCCGCTGCGCCGCTCCTCCTCGTCCACGGCTTCGCCGGCAGCACGATGGACTGGGAGGAGCACGTCCTGGCGCCGCTCGCGGCCGCACGGCGCGTGATCGCCGTCGACCTCCTCGGCATGGGCTTCAGCGCCCGCGACGAAGGGCTCGCCTACGGGCCAGACCTCTGGACGCAGCAGCTGGTCGGCGTGCTGGACGTGCTGCGCATCCCGCGCGCCGCGGTCGCGGGCCACGCGCTCGGCGGCGCGCTGGCGGCCCGGCTCGCCACCACCCACCCCGAGCGCGTCGAGCGGCTGGTGCTGGTGTCGACGCTGGTGCCGATCCCCGAGTCCGAGCAGTCGTGGTGGCAGCGCGGCCTCGCGATCCCCGGCGTCGGCGAGCTCCTGCTCGGCCGAACGGCATACCTGCCCGAAGGCCCCGGCTTCGCGCCCGGCTACACGGCGCGCGCCGCCGCCATCTTCCGCATCGCCGGGACGCGCCCCGCGCTGCTCGGGTTCGTGCGCGGCGACGACCATCCCGAGCGGATCGCCGAAGCCTACGCACGCATCGCCGTGCCCACGCTGGCCATCCACGGCACCGACGACGACGTCTTCCCCTGGGAGGCGGCGCATCACTATCTCCCCCGCATCCACGACGCGCTCGTGCTGCCGCTCGACGGCGTCGGGCACTGGCCGCTGCGTGACGCGCCGGAGCGGGTGCTGGCGGCGATCGACGGCTTCTTCGACCCGCACGCCTCGCCGCCGTAG
- a CDS encoding CoA transferase — protein MSTSGGPAAPLAGVRVLDFTWVVAGPVATRTLADLGAEVIRVERRDSPDFGRRRGGLTGTLMRGKQSVVVDLARPEGRTLARRLALRADVVADNFSARVMPSLGLDRASLMAERPDVITLRMTGFGLDGPDRDHVSYGPTLQALCGFPHAMAFAADAPIGPGYSYSDVAAGNLGALAVLAALRHRRRTGEGMEIDLAQYEALAALLGPLLLAEGPIGALGNASPEAPGAPHGVYPCAGDDRWIALTVLDEVAWRGFVAALGAPAWTADPRFATGAGRLRHTEALDAHVTAWTRAQDADAAMALLQAHGVAAGRVADAADLCTRDPQLAARGHFTHVATPDGDTVRVDGPGFRLSATPAAPRGPGPLLGEHTDAVLARVLGLDAATIAALRAAGVVA, from the coding sequence GTGTCCACGTCCGGGGGCCCCGCCGCGCCGCTCGCCGGCGTCCGCGTGCTCGACTTCACGTGGGTCGTCGCCGGACCGGTCGCGACGCGCACGCTCGCCGATCTCGGCGCCGAGGTGATCCGCGTCGAGCGCCGCGACTCGCCCGACTTCGGCCGGCGCCGCGGCGGCCTCACCGGCACGCTGATGCGCGGCAAGCAGAGCGTCGTCGTCGACCTCGCACGGCCCGAGGGCCGCACCCTGGCGCGCCGGCTGGCCCTGCGCGCCGACGTCGTCGCCGACAACTTCAGCGCCCGCGTCATGCCGAGCCTCGGGCTCGACCGCGCGAGCCTCATGGCCGAGCGTCCCGACGTCATCACCCTGCGCATGACCGGCTTCGGGCTCGACGGCCCGGACCGCGACCACGTGAGCTACGGCCCCACGCTCCAGGCCCTGTGCGGCTTCCCGCACGCGATGGCGTTCGCGGCGGACGCCCCGATCGGTCCCGGCTACTCGTACTCCGACGTCGCCGCCGGCAACCTCGGTGCGCTCGCCGTGCTGGCGGCGCTGCGCCACCGCCGTCGCACCGGCGAGGGCATGGAGATCGACCTCGCGCAGTACGAAGCGCTGGCGGCGCTGCTGGGCCCGCTGCTGCTCGCGGAGGGACCGATCGGCGCGCTCGGCAACGCCTCGCCCGAGGCGCCCGGTGCGCCGCACGGCGTCTACCCGTGCGCCGGCGACGATCGCTGGATCGCCCTCACGGTGCTCGACGAGGTCGCGTGGCGGGGATTCGTCGCCGCGCTGGGCGCGCCGGCGTGGACCGCCGACCCGCGTTTCGCCACCGGCGCCGGTCGCCTCCGCCACACCGAGGCGCTCGACGCCCACGTCACGGCGTGGACGCGGGCGCAGGACGCCGACGCCGCGATGGCGCTCCTCCAGGCGCACGGCGTCGCCGCGGGCCGCGTCGCCGACGCCGCCGACCTCTGCACGCGAGACCCGCAGCTCGCCGCCCGCGGACACTTCACCCACGTCGCCACGCCCGACGGCGACACGGTGCGGGTCGACGGCCCGGGCTTCCGGCTCTCCGCCACGCCCGCCGCGCCGCGCGGCCCCGGCCCGCTGCTCGGCGAGCACACCGACGCCGTGCTGGCGCGCGTGCTGGGCCTCGACGCGGCGACCATCGCCGCGCTGCGCGCGGCCGGCGTGGTCGCGTGA
- a CDS encoding CoA transferase produces the protein MPGALAGVRVLDCADLSGAFAGRLLAAMGADVVLIEPPGGSPLRALPPFWDGLPPADASVFHWCYAAGKGSVVCDPATRPGRARLARLAAAADVVVETGPPGGTLARLGTAHPQLVVASITPFGQTGPWRDWRATDTVAQALGGMLAVNGDPGGPPLRMAGLQAYHQAGIQAAIGIVAALLARDAGGTGQHVDVSLHAAVAAALEHVPGLFHQDGRVAQRQGTLHWTRHFRVGRCRDGWALHCTLGDWTTLREWMRADGIDDPGLDDPALEAPAVRQEQAERLFGALDRFAARYTVAELHEGARLRRLPFAAVRAPEALLHDPQLAARGFFVPLDHPGLGRRLPFPGAPFRLGDLPWRTAPPPVPGADDARVARAWGTR, from the coding sequence GTGCCCGGGGCCCTCGCAGGCGTGCGCGTGCTCGACTGCGCCGATCTCTCCGGCGCGTTCGCGGGTCGCCTGCTCGCGGCCATGGGGGCCGACGTCGTGCTCATCGAGCCGCCGGGGGGCAGCCCGCTGCGGGCGCTGCCGCCGTTCTGGGACGGCCTGCCGCCGGCCGACGCCAGCGTCTTCCATTGGTGCTACGCGGCGGGGAAGGGCAGCGTCGTCTGCGACCCGGCGACGCGCCCGGGCCGTGCACGCCTCGCACGGCTCGCGGCGGCGGCCGACGTCGTCGTCGAGACGGGACCGCCGGGCGGCACGCTCGCCCGGCTCGGGACGGCACACCCGCAGCTCGTCGTCGCCTCGATCACGCCGTTCGGCCAGACCGGGCCGTGGCGCGACTGGCGCGCGACGGACACCGTCGCGCAGGCGCTCGGCGGCATGCTCGCGGTGAACGGCGATCCCGGCGGTCCACCGCTGCGCATGGCCGGCCTCCAGGCGTACCATCAGGCGGGCATCCAGGCGGCGATCGGGATCGTCGCGGCGCTGCTCGCCCGCGACGCCGGCGGCACCGGCCAGCACGTGGACGTGAGCCTGCACGCGGCCGTCGCCGCCGCGCTCGAGCACGTGCCCGGCCTCTTCCACCAGGACGGCCGCGTCGCGCAGCGGCAGGGCACGTTGCACTGGACGCGGCACTTCCGCGTCGGACGCTGCCGCGACGGCTGGGCGCTGCACTGCACGCTCGGCGACTGGACGACGTTGCGCGAGTGGATGCGCGCCGACGGCATCGACGACCCCGGCCTCGACGACCCCGCGCTCGAAGCGCCGGCGGTGCGGCAGGAGCAGGCCGAGCGGCTCTTCGGCGCGCTCGACCGCTTCGCGGCCCGATACACCGTCGCGGAGCTGCACGAAGGCGCGCGGCTCCGCCGCTTGCCGTTCGCCGCGGTGCGGGCGCCGGAGGCGCTGCTCCACGACCCACAGCTCGCCGCGCGCGGCTTCTTCGTGCCGCTCGACCACCCCGGCCTCGGCCGCCGCCTGCCGTTCCCGGGGGCGCCGTTCCGCCTCGGCGACCTGCCATGGCGCACGGCACCGCCACCCGTTCCGGGCGCCGACGACGCCCGCGTCGCACGTGCGTGGGGTACTAGATAG